AGCGATGTACTTGCCGGTTGTCGCATTTCTGTAGGTGATTCCCTGAACCATCCCTTGGGTAAGGAGGCGTTCAAACGGTTCGTTGATGTCAATCAGGTCCCGATCCTTGAGCGCCTTGGTGAAGAAGCGTGCATAGAGCAGGTGCAGGATCGCGTGCTCGATCCCACCCACGTACTGCTTCACCGGCAACCAGCGGTTCACCGCCTCCTTGGTGAAGGGCTTTTCGGTGTTGTGGGGATCCGCAAAACGGAGGAAATACCAGGAGGAACACATAAACGTGTCCATGGTGTCGGTCTCGCGCTTGGCGGGCTTGCCACAGTTGGGGCAGGGCACGTTGACCCAATCGCTTTGCTGACTCAGGGGCGAGCCACCCTTCCCAGAAAGATCAATGCCCCGGGGCAGTTCCACCGGCAGGTCTTCTTTGGGGACAGCTACCGCGCCGCAGTCATCGCAGTGAATAACAGGAATCGGGCAGCCCCAGTAGCGCTGGCGGGAGATCAGCCAGTCGCGCAGGCGATAGGTGACTTTGCTGCGGGCCCAACCCTGTTCCGCTCCATGGCTGGTGATGGAGGTCTTGGCCTCGGCTGATGCTGTGCCATCGAAGGATCCTGAATTGATCAGTGTTCCGGGATCCGTCCAGGCCTGACCAGCGGCGATCGCCTCCGCAGCCCCCTCGGCATCGATCACCTGCTGAATCGGCAGATCATTCGATTGGGCAAAGGCGATGTCACGTTGATCGTGGGCCGGCACGCCCATGACGGCCCCGGTGCCGTATTCGGCGAGCACGTAGTCGGCGATCCAGACCGGAAGAACAGCTCCCGTCAGGGGGTTGACGACACGACTGCCGATGGGAACACCCCGCTTGGGTCGGTCATCGCTTGTGCGTTCGATCGTGCTGAGCCGAGCCACTTCTTTTTTGAAGGCTTCGACCGCCCCCTTCTGCTCAGCGCTTGTCAGGTCGTCGACTTGCTCGTTTTCCGGAGCCAGCACCACGTAGCTCGCTCCGGCGAGGGTGTCGGGCCGGGTGGTGAACACGGTGATCGTCTGGTCCTGGGCCCCTTCAACGCAGAAGGTGATTTCCGCGCCTTCGGAGCGGCCAATCCAGTTGGCCTGCATGGTGCGTACCCGTTCCGGCCAGCCCTGGAGCGCGTCAAGGTCGTTAAGAAGCGGTTCGGCGTAGTCGGTGATGCGTAGGAACCATTGGTTCAGCTGGCGTTGTTCCACCAGGGCCCCGGAGCGCCAGGATCGGCCGTCGCCATCCACCTGCTCATTGGCCAGAACGGTCTGGTCAACGGGATCCCAGTTGACGGTGGCGTTCTTGCGATAGGCAAGCCCCCCTTCAAGGAGTTCCAGGAAAAGCCATTGGGTCCAGCGGTAGTAGTCGCTGTGGCAGGTCGCCTGCTCGCGGCTCCAGTCAATCGATAAGCCAAGCCGATCCAGCTGCGCCCTCATCTGATCGATGTTGCGGTCGGTCCAGTCCCCAGGATCGACATTCCTCTCGATCGCGGCATTTTCCGCGGGGAGTCCGAAGGCATCCCAGCCCATGGGATGCAGTACAGAGTGTCCGCGCATGCGCTGAACACGGGCGATCACATCGGTGATGACGTAATTCCGCACATGGCCCATGTGCAAGCTTCCCGATGGGTACGGGAACATCGACAGGGCAAAGAAGCCAGGTTTGTCACTGTTCTCGTCGGTGGCATCCACCCCATCGGTTTTCCAGCTGGCCTGCCAGCGCTGTTCAAGCGCTACGGGGTCGTAACGATCGTTCTGCGTACTGGCGTCGACGGCAGGGTTGGCAGCGTTCACGGAACCAGCGCTCGGCAAGGTTGCGATCGTGCCACATGCCTGGTGTTCAGCCGAGGGAGCGGATCACAGTGATCTGGCGTCGATTGATCAGCACGGGCCGGCTGGCTGCCATGCGTTCAATGGCCAGAAATTCAGGGTCCTGCCAGATCAGACGCCCCTCGATGGGCTCCTGACCAACCAGCCCGATGCTGAGTGGCAGCTGTTCACGAATCCAGCTCTGCAGCAGCCGAACCCCCGGAAGACTTGGATCAAGTGGAGCTGTCTCCATAGGATTCAGGGGCGATACCGGCCACGCATGCTGCAGTTCAGCAAAGATTGGCTGAAATGAGCCTATAACTAAGGTGTCCGGTATTGTAATTGTTCAATACCAACCCAATACTAACTTTTCTCCAGGTCCGTGCCACGGATTTCCCATAAGCAAGTCGTATTGAGTGGGCGAGGAGCTGTTGTTCAGTACGCCTCTGGCAGCAGTGCAGGCGGGTGGTTTTACAGAGAGTTGGTCCCTGGGACCAAGTCGTACAGAACAAAGCGCATCAAAGGCGTCCAGACGCTTGAGGAAGCCGTGTTGGCGGCGACCGACGTGGCATTCCAGATGCAGGCTGCTTCGGCAGGCACTGAGGCGGTTCTAGGCGGCGTTCTCAGGCTTCAGCCCGGGACAGCAAAGCAATACGTCGCTTCCTCAGTCCGCAAACCAATGTCTTTGACCATCGAATCGGCCTTAGGAGGAT
Above is a genomic segment from Synechococcus sp. UW69 containing:
- the leuS gene encoding leucine--tRNA ligase, giving the protein MNAANPAVDASTQNDRYDPVALEQRWQASWKTDGVDATDENSDKPGFFALSMFPYPSGSLHMGHVRNYVITDVIARVQRMRGHSVLHPMGWDAFGLPAENAAIERNVDPGDWTDRNIDQMRAQLDRLGLSIDWSREQATCHSDYYRWTQWLFLELLEGGLAYRKNATVNWDPVDQTVLANEQVDGDGRSWRSGALVEQRQLNQWFLRITDYAEPLLNDLDALQGWPERVRTMQANWIGRSEGAEITFCVEGAQDQTITVFTTRPDTLAGASYVVLAPENEQVDDLTSAEQKGAVEAFKKEVARLSTIERTSDDRPKRGVPIGSRVVNPLTGAVLPVWIADYVLAEYGTGAVMGVPAHDQRDIAFAQSNDLPIQQVIDAEGAAEAIAAGQAWTDPGTLINSGSFDGTASAEAKTSITSHGAEQGWARSKVTYRLRDWLISRQRYWGCPIPVIHCDDCGAVAVPKEDLPVELPRGIDLSGKGGSPLSQQSDWVNVPCPNCGKPAKRETDTMDTFMCSSWYFLRFADPHNTEKPFTKEAVNRWLPVKQYVGGIEHAILHLLYARFFTKALKDRDLIDINEPFERLLTQGMVQGITYRNATTGKYIAPADVADPEDPRDPNTNDKLEVLFEKMSKSKYNGVDPAAVIDRYGADTARMFILFKAPPEKDLEWDDADVEGQFRFLQRLWRLVEAGAARIDSMEPMQRSDSLHEADSAVRRALHLAIEAVSEDLSDEIQLNTAISELMKLSNAISATGVDALSEPVLQEALSGLVRLLAPFAPHLAEEFWSRLGGIGSVHRQTWPALDPSALIQDSVELVIQVKGKVRGKIQVPASADKQELERLALASEVAEKWLEGAAPRRVIVVPGKLVNLVP